The Deltaproteobacteria bacterium genome includes a region encoding these proteins:
- a CDS encoding zinc-binding dehydrogenase → LVMPGLTAWQGLFEHGRLHAGQRVLVHGGAGVVGSMASQLAREAGAYVIGTGRAGGRQTALDFGAQEFVDLDNDGLEDVGEVDLVFDVIGGDIGKRSAGLIRAGGTLVTVTGPTEARPSGGRTIDFVVVPDRAQLSELVQRVRVGRLRTNIGNVAALDDAVAAFNRTERIKGKTIIRVHP, encoded by the coding sequence CTCGTGATGCCGGGCCTGACCGCGTGGCAGGGGCTGTTCGAGCACGGCCGCCTTCACGCGGGGCAGAGAGTCCTCGTGCACGGTGGCGCCGGCGTAGTCGGTTCGATGGCGAGCCAGCTCGCACGTGAGGCCGGCGCGTACGTCATCGGCACCGGGCGCGCTGGCGGCCGTCAGACGGCTCTCGACTTCGGCGCACAGGAGTTCGTCGATCTCGATAACGACGGCTTGGAAGACGTCGGCGAAGTCGATCTGGTTTTCGATGTCATCGGCGGCGACATCGGGAAGCGGTCTGCAGGCCTGATTCGCGCCGGAGGAACGCTGGTGACCGTCACCGGCCCGACCGAGGCGCGGCCCTCTGGCGGCCGGACTATCGACTTCGTCGTCGTACCCGATCGCGCCCAATTGAGTGAGCTCGTCCAGCGGGTCCGAGTTGGTCGGCTGCGGACAAACATCGGCAATGTGGCTGCCCTCGACGATGCGGTTGCCGCCTTCAACCGGACCGAGCGGATCAAGGGAAAGACGATCATTCGCGTTCATCCGTGA